One Parafrankia discariae DNA segment encodes these proteins:
- a CDS encoding TIGR02466 family protein — MTTATVAAGTKRHLFRSWSTPIYQADLPGADRINQMLNSLILDAEQRDPHAALFGGIDAIKSCQDILRWGLPETTWLSQQISHAVTALTFDVLGNAAVEVRQGVLAEAWAVVYRGGGSLRPHTHHDSAWSGVYYIDAGGTDAGHLQMLDPRPAAVARGASSGAVQIEPRPGRMVAFPGWLPHSVQATLPDGGLRIAVAWNVAYDKTFTAMS; from the coding sequence ATGACCACCGCCACCGTGGCGGCAGGAACCAAGCGGCACCTCTTTCGCAGCTGGTCGACGCCGATCTACCAGGCCGACCTACCTGGAGCCGATCGCATCAACCAGATGTTGAATTCGCTCATCCTCGACGCCGAGCAGAGAGACCCGCACGCGGCGCTGTTCGGCGGCATCGACGCGATCAAGAGCTGCCAGGACATCCTGCGCTGGGGCCTGCCCGAAACCACATGGCTGAGTCAGCAGATCAGCCACGCGGTGACCGCCCTGACCTTCGACGTGCTGGGAAACGCTGCCGTGGAGGTCAGGCAGGGAGTCCTCGCTGAGGCATGGGCAGTGGTCTACCGCGGCGGAGGAAGCCTGCGACCCCACACCCACCACGACTCAGCCTGGTCCGGCGTCTACTACATCGATGCCGGTGGAACGGACGCCGGCCACCTCCAGATGCTCGACCCCCGGCCCGCCGCCGTGGCCCGCGGCGCATCCTCGGGGGCTGTCCAGATAGAGCCCCGACCGGGACGAATGGTCGCCTTCCCCGGCTGGTTGCCGCACTCGGTCCAGGCAACCCTGCCCGACGGAGGACTACGCATCGCCGTGGCATGGAACGTCGCCTACGACAAGACCTTCACGGCGATGTCATGA